AAGGTAAGTTCAGGGTATGAAGCATGGGAAAACTGGCCAACTGATCAAGAAGGATCTAAGAAACTTGCAGAACACTTAGCTGATAAAGATAACTATTGGTCTGTGATTAGAAAATCTGATTTTAAATTTATAGGATTCATTTCATTTAATGAAGTAGATGATAAGAGTAATCTTGATATGGGACATGGTTTTATATCTGAATATAATAATGATGGAGAAGCGGTTGAAGCTATAAAAAAAATGATACAGTATGCATTTGATTCTTTAGATATAGAAGCTATTGATGCACGAAATCCTGAAGAATGGAAAGAGAAAGTTGCACCTTTAAAGAAAATTGGTTTTAAAAGAGTTGATGAGAATAGATTGCAGATGACAAGGGATAAATGGAATTCTCTTTGATCATTAGAGGCTTCAAGAGATTTGGCATTATTATTTAATTGTGGAGGTATTATAAATGAAAATTCAAGAAATGAACTCAGAAAATCTTAAAGAAGTAGCCAAATTGTATCTTAAACTTGTAGATTTCATGAAAGAAGATATTGGTGATGCCTATTTTGATTATGATTCAATATCAGATAAACATTTCACTAAATGGTTAAAAACAACTCTTGATGATGATAATCAAGTGACTTATATAGCTTGTGATAAAAAGAATGTAATCGCTTTTATCTCAGGAGAG
This portion of the Halanaerobiaceae bacterium ANBcell28 genome encodes:
- a CDS encoding GNAT family N-acetyltransferase yields the protein MSKFETERLLMRKIKPDDAEGLKEYALYKVSSGYEAWENWPTDQEGSKKLAEHLADKDNYWSVIRKSDFKFIGFISFNEVDDKSNLDMGHGFISEYNNDGEAVEAIKKMIQYAFDSLDIEAIDARNPEEWKEKVAPLKKIGFKRVDENRLQMTRDKWNSL